A part of Nocardioides sp. WS12 genomic DNA contains:
- a CDS encoding FHA domain-containing protein — MPIPATSAEDWSSATVVPGSGEGTLARIGPVVLLVGSDQPTVVKPYLEHAQIVAANGGQGRQLVRGYALMLSTAVEQSPGFAALAPHATGLAVFVDGDVTVTINDQTISGADSLAWVERLIPWPIESVTVTLPGAATPTDGSTYRLDGGVIPAGSFTMPSGAGDAMMVVAPPVVTDEPMMAAAEPAMSDDASHAGHDHGPDHGHGHGHPETPVSDAAAAMVVPLATPPAAPAPPAPPAPPAPVAPAAPPAGRPLPPVPADEHVNFQSVLISDVDDDMDDFEPLPIVENAAQVMEDSPSEQVRGVYCKNRHFNDPRVLFCAVCGINMVQQTPVLVNGSRPPLGVIVLDDGSVFQLDTPYLLGRDPSGDERIHGGDFRPLPIIDQSNQVSRVHARLEMRGWDVVLIDNNSTNGTFVHVPKTPDWVRMQPGAEQILVQGTRVRIGHRTLAFNTHAGASA; from the coding sequence ATGCCCATTCCCGCCACATCTGCAGAGGACTGGTCGAGCGCGACCGTCGTCCCCGGTTCCGGCGAAGGCACCCTCGCCCGGATCGGACCGGTCGTCCTCCTCGTGGGCTCCGACCAGCCCACGGTGGTCAAGCCCTACCTCGAACACGCCCAGATCGTGGCGGCCAACGGCGGCCAGGGCCGCCAACTGGTCCGGGGCTACGCCCTCATGCTGTCGACCGCGGTGGAGCAGTCCCCCGGCTTCGCAGCGCTCGCGCCGCACGCCACTGGCCTGGCCGTGTTCGTCGACGGCGACGTCACGGTCACGATCAACGACCAGACCATCTCCGGCGCCGACTCGCTCGCGTGGGTCGAGCGACTGATCCCGTGGCCGATTGAGTCGGTGACCGTCACGCTGCCCGGCGCTGCCACGCCGACGGACGGATCGACGTACCGCCTCGACGGCGGCGTGATCCCCGCGGGCTCCTTCACCATGCCCAGTGGCGCCGGCGACGCGATGATGGTCGTCGCCCCGCCCGTCGTGACCGACGAGCCGATGATGGCTGCGGCCGAGCCGGCCATGAGTGATGACGCCAGCCACGCTGGCCACGATCATGGCCCCGATCATGGCCACGGGCACGGCCACCCGGAGACCCCGGTCTCCGACGCCGCGGCCGCGATGGTGGTCCCGCTCGCAACTCCGCCGGCTGCCCCGGCCCCGCCCGCGCCGCCTGCACCGCCGGCACCGGTTGCCCCCGCCGCACCGCCCGCAGGTCGCCCGCTGCCGCCCGTCCCCGCCGACGAGCACGTCAACTTCCAGTCCGTGCTGATCAGCGACGTCGACGACGACATGGACGACTTCGAGCCGCTCCCGATCGTCGAGAACGCCGCCCAGGTCATGGAGGACAGTCCCAGCGAGCAGGTCCGGGGCGTCTACTGCAAGAACCGCCACTTCAACGACCCGCGCGTGCTGTTCTGCGCCGTGTGCGGCATCAACATGGTGCAGCAGACCCCGGTCCTGGTGAATGGCTCACGGCCGCCGCTGGGCGTGATCGTGCTCGACGACGGCTCCGTCTTCCAGCTCGACACCCCGTACCTCCTCGGCCGGGATCCGAGCGGCGACGAGCGCATCCACGGTGGCGACTTCCGGCCGTTGCCGATCATTGACCAGTCCAACCAGGTTTCCCGGGTGCACGCGCGCCTGGAGATGCGCGGCTGGGACGTCGTACTGATCGACAACAACTCGACCAACGGCACCTTCGTCCACGTCCCCAAGACGCCGGACTGGGTGCGGATGCAGCCCGGTGCCGAACAGATTCTGGTCCAGGGCACGCGCGTGCGCATCGGTCACCGGACGCTGGCCTTCAACACCCACGCCGGCGCCTCGGCTTAA